TCCAGTTATAATGGACAATATGGCAAATCATACAAGTTATTCGGATTGGATAAAACGAACAATAATGCCATATCTAGAAATATAGTTCTTCATAAATATGATAAAATTCCATATGACGAACAAAACATACCAATATGCAATAGTTTAGGTTGCCCAATGATAAATGAAACCTATTATAAACGAATAGAAAAAATTATAGATAGCTCTAAAAGCCCTATTATTTTAGGCATATACTATTAAAATCAAGTAATCATTTATTTTAATTCCCCCAAAAACAAAAGAATGCTATTAAACCAAAAAACCTCGCTTATGACAAGCGAGGTTTTTTATTTTAAAATATATTCCTAATTTATCTTTAAAGCTTCATCTGTGATTTTTTTAACGGTTTCATCTGAATTTACTCCTAATCCTTCTTGCTGATAAGCTAATTCCCCCTCTGCATTAAAAACACTAATAATATTAGAATGTGAAAATTCTAAAGGAGCAATTTTTTTGTAATTCACCGCTAATACGGCAGCAAATTCACGTGTATTTTCTTCGGTAGAACGTAAAAACAACCATTGATAACCTTCCATTTTATTTTCGACCGCAAATGCTTTTAATCGTTTTGGAGTATCAACGGCAGGATCAATACTTACTAAAACTAGCTTAACATTCTCTTTAATATTTTCAGGCAAACGTTTTTCAATGTTTCGCATATCAGCAACAAGTCGTGGACAGGCTGATTTACAAGAAGTATAAATCATTACCATAACCAATACTTCTCCTTTTAAATCTTTCATTTCTAGGTTTTCTCCATTTTGATTGGTCCATTTTGAAGGAAGATTATAAATGGATAAATCCGAAAAAGGTTTTTCTGCAATAACATCAGCTTTTTTTACACACGATTGTAAGGATAAAAATAGCATCATACATCCTAGAATCACCTTTTTACTTATGTTCATCACAATCGCTTTTTTTTGGTATTCGTAAATTTTTGATTTCATTTTAATTCTAGTTTTTAGTTGATTTCAACTGTATTCCATTATCCGTTGCACATCGGAATCCAAGGTTTTTTGAAGTATAATTTGCCTTTAGACTCGCTCTGAACGCATACCGCATAAAGGCAGCATAATTCATTAGATCCGTTGCATTGACAGAGCCACTTCCGCAAAATAAATTTTTATCGGTATCGGTATCTTTCCGAGATTCACCGGAAAGAAATATGCTATTGAAATCAGAAGTCCATTCCCAAACCAATCCATGCATATCATAAACACCCCAAAAGTTTTTAAAAGTATGCCCTACTGGATTAGAATAGGTTTTTGGTTTTTCGTACCAAGACAAAATGTATTTATTAAATTCTTCTTTTGTACGCGCATCAATTCGTTTTTCATCAGCCATAGCCACATATTCCCATTCATCCATAGAAGGCAATCGTTTTCCTTGACATTCGCAGTATTTTTTTGCTGTAAACCAAGAAACATTGGTTACAGGAGCATTACTCAAATTATTTTTGCCATAATTAAAATCACTTTCCCATTGTGACAAATAGCTTTTATCAGCAAAAAGTCCTTTAATTCTAGAGCGGCTATTCTCTGGATATTTTTTTAGAAAAGCTAAAAATTGTGCATTTGTTACTGGATATACATCGATGTTAAAAGCATCAACCTTCACTGGTTTCTTACTTGTGGCTCCATAAAGGGGGACAAAATTCCCCCCTTTTATAGCAACCATTTTGTTGTTTTGTGCTCTTAGTGATGTTGCTGTTAGCAATAGAAATGAGAACACGACTATTATCTTTTTTAACATGACTAATCGCTTTTAAACGTATATTTATTTTCTTTGAGCTTTTACCATCGCTGGTGTAACTACTGTTTTATTATTTCCCCAACTAGCGTAAACATAAGTAAATGCATCTGCTATTTGTTGATCCGTCAATGTTGTTTGCGCAGGCATAGCACTATTGAATTTTTTACCATTTACAGTAATTGGACCTGTCAAACCTTTCACTACACCTTTAATGGCACGATTGACATCTTTATTCAAATAATCAGATTTGGCCAATGGTGGAAAAGCTCCCGGAATACCTAGACCCGTAGCTTGATGACAGGCAATACATACCTTATCATAAACAACTTTCCCTTTAGCCGCTTGTTGACTGTACCCTTGTAAAGTCAATCCCATCATTGCAATTACAAAAACATATTTTTTCATGATTTTAAAATTAAATTATTGTTTGTATTATTTTCTTTGAGCTTTTACCATTGCTGGAGATATTACTGTTTTATTATTTCCCCAACTGCTATAAACGTATGTTAATACATCTGCGATTTCATCATCGGTTAAGTTTTGACTAGGCATCACACTATTTATTTTTTTACCATTTACGGTAATTTCACCGCTTAACCCTTTTATAACTGTATGTATTGCTCTTTTAGGATCTGCATTTAAGAAATCTGATTTTGCCAATGGAGGAAATGCATTAGGCACCCCTTGTCCTTCGGATTGATGACAGGCATAACAAGTAGTTTCAAAAACAGCTTTACCAGCTTTAATTTGTTCAGGTACTGTTTTTACAACAGTTGATTTGGCCACTTTTGCTCCTTCTGGCATATTTTGAATAGTTCCTCCCTCTGGCAAATAAATTCCTTCCTGAGTAGTTCCTGAATAAATTTCTTTATTTTCATCACCAGTAACTTTAAGCATTCCCAAAGCTCCTTTGTTGAAAGCTCTAAAAATAGAGTGATCTACTAATATAAATGTCCCCGGAACATCTACTTTGAACTCAACAATAGCTGCACCACCTGCAGGTATTAATGTTGTTTGAACATTTTTATTAATCATATCTCCACCTTCAATATGTACCTTATCAAAAATTTCGCCAATTACATGAAAAGAGGAAACTAAATTTGGACCACCATTACCCATATAAATACGAACGGTTTCCCCAACTTTTGCAGTTAATGCGTTATCTCCTGCAATTGCACCAACTTTACCATTAAAAACAACATAATCAGGTTCTTCTTTTATGGCTTTGTTCATGTCAAAAGGTTGTAACCCTTGTTCTCCATAACTTCCTTTAGTGTAAAAATCCCCTTGCATCACGTAATATTCTTTGTCAACAGAAGGCAATCCTCCTTCTGGCTCAACTAATATTAATCCGTACATTCCGTTGGCAATGTGCATTCCTACTGGAGCTGTAGCACAGTGATATACATATAAACCTGGATTTAATGTTTTGAAATTAAACACTTTTTCATGACCTGGTGCAACTACAGATGAGGCAGCTCCACCACCTTGTCCCGTTACAGCATGTAAATCGATATTATGAGGTAATTTATTATCTGGATGATTTTTTAAGTGAAATTCTACTTCATCACCAACTCTGGTTCTTATAAAACTCCCTGGAACAGAACCACCAAAGGTCCAATAGATATATTTTGTTCCATCTACCATTTGACCTTCTTCTTCTTTGATTTCCATATTTACCACCAATTTCATTGCTGGTCGATCTCCTACGGGTTTTGGAACTAAAGGTGGTGCAGTAAGTTCCGCTTCTTTTTGACCTTCTACCTTAATGTCTTGGTAGTATTTTGCGTCTTTATCTTCTTTTTTGGAACAAGAAAATAAACCAAAAATCATAAACAAAGTAATCGCAACTACTTTACTTTGTCTGCTTAAATTAATTGTAATTTTCATAATTATCAGGTGTTAAATTTATCTTGATTTCATATTGTAAATATAAAAGACAAAAATGTCTTTTATTATGATATTTATCATATTTAAATATTTTTATTAAGAACCTAGTCATGAAAGAACTTTAAACATAAAATTGAAATCAAGGTTATTCTACAAAAAGAAATATACTTTAACAATTCCATAAATTTAAAAGAAACCAAATAAAATTTCAATACCGAAAACTTTATAATCAAAACTGCTTTTTATAAATCTTAAGATAACTTGATTAGAAAATTATCTTTTTAATTTAAATCAAAAAAAGGTTAAAATATGATAAAAATCATTTTCTGCATTTTTTTTTATTTGTAAAATTATAGTCAAATAAATATACGCTAAAATTTACACACCATACTGATTTTTAATAATTTAAAATAAAAATAAAATTATAAATTTAATTAAGGACAAATTTGTCTTTTATTGAAAATAATGATTATTTTTGTATTCATAAATTTTAATTATAATCAATCATTATGGAAACTTTAGACAAAATAACAATAGGTGAATATGTAGCAAAAGACTTCAGAACAGCAGCAATTTTTTCAAAATATGGAATTGATTTTTGCTGTCGAGGAAATCGAACAATTGAAGAAGCAACTAAAAAAAAAGACACCGATACCAAAGCAATAATGGAGCAAATCAATGCCGTATTAGCGACAAACAATAACAATACCATCGATTTCAATTCTTGGCCTCTAGACTTATTAGTAGACTACATCGAAAAAACACATCACCGCTATGTGGAAGAAAAAACGCAGGTTTTACTTCCCTTTTTAAATAAGTTATGCAAAGTACACGGAGCAAACCATCCCGAGCTGTTTGAAATCAACGAATTATTTATAGGTTGTTCCGGTGAATTAGCACAGCACATGAAAAAAGAAGAACTTATTTTATTCCCTTTTATAAAAAAAATGGTAAAAGCAAGTCTTTCAGATGAACTCATTACTCAACCTCATTTTGGAACTGTTGAAAACCCAATTGCCATGATGATGCACGAACATGATGCTGAAGGCGAACGTTTCCGTAAGATTGCCCAGTTGACTAATAACTATACACCTGGTCCAGATGCCTGTAATACCTATCGAGTAACCTACGCAATGTTAGAAGAATTTGAACAGGATTTACATAAACACATTCATTTAGAAAATAATATTTTGTTTCCCAAAGCAGCAAAATTAGAAAGACTATTCCTACCAAAACAATAAAATAATGTAACCTTAAATCATCAAATGCTATGGAAAAATATGTGATAAAGAGAAACGGCGAATACAAACCTTTTGAAAGTTTCAAAATAAAAGACGCCATTGAAAAAAGTTTCAATAGCGTCAGCCAAGCATTTGATGAAAGTTTATTTGATACAATTGTAGATGGCTTACAATCCAAAGAAACATGGGCAGTTGAAGAAATTCAGGATTTGATTGAAAAAGTGCTCTTTGAAAAACAGTATTTTGAAGTCATGCGTTCGTTTATGTTGTTCAGACACACCCGTAAACTACAACGCGAGCACATTGAGGGTTTAAATGAAGACAGCACTTATGTGGACAGCACACAAACCATTGAAGAATATATTGAACAAACAGATTGGCGCATCAATGCCAATGCGAATACCTCCTACTCTAATGCTGGCTTAGTCAATAATGTGGCTGGAAAAATCATTGCTAACTATTGGTTGGATAAAGTATATACCAAGCAAGAAGGATATGCGCACCGCAATGGCGATATTCACATTCATGATTTAGATTGTTTGACTGGCTATTGTGCTGGTTGGAGTTTGCGAGTTTTACTTAACGAAGGTTTCAACGGAATTCGCGGTCGTGTCGAGAGTAAAGCACCTTCTCATTTTAGAGAAGCTTTGGGACAAATGGCAAATTTTCTAGGAATTCTTCAAAGCGAATGGGCAGGAGCGCAAGCCTTTAGCTCTTTCGACACCTATTTAGCTCCTTATGTTTTTAAAGATAACTTATCTTTTGACGATGTTCTGAAAGCCGTTCGAAGTTTTGTTTACAATTTGAATGTTCCAGCTCGTTGGGGCCAATCTCCTTTTACGAATATCACCTTAGACTGGGTTGTTCCCGAAGATTTGAAAGTACAGATTCCAACGAAAAATGATTTGCATTTTTTTGAAAATACCAACAACGAAACTGTTTTGGCTAGAGCCAAAGAACGAGGTGTTAACAAACTAACCGATTTACGTTACGAACATTTTCAACAGGAAATGAACCTCATCAACAAAGCTTATTATACGGTAATGACAGAAGGCGATGCAAATGGTCAACCTTTTACTTTTCCAATTCCAACAGTAAATATTACCGAAGAATTTGACTGGGATGGAGAAAATACCAACTTGCTTTTTGAAAATACAGCAAAAATTGGTTCTTCTTATTTCCAAAATTTCATTGGTAGCCAATACGTTTTAGATGAAAATGGAAACAAAGAAGAAAATCCAAATGCTTATAAACCAAATGCCGTGCGTAGCATGTGCTGCCGTTTACAACTTGATTTACGCGAATTATTAAAACGTGGTAATGGACTTTTTGGTAGTGCTGAAATGACAGGAAGTATTGGTGTGGTTACCATTAATATGGCGCGTTTGGGTTATTTATTCAAAGGCAATAAAACCGAATTATACAATCAATTAGACAAATTATTATACCTTTCTAAATCAACTTTAGAGAAAAAACGGGTGTTCATTCAAGAAATGTATGACCGCGGTTTATATCCTTATACCAAAAGATATTTAAAGCATTTCAGAAACCATTTTTCAACCATTGGGGTAAACGGAATGAACGAAATGATTGTCAATTTCACCGAAAATAGAGATGTCATAACTTCTCCATCAGGAATTGAATTTGCTGCCGAAGTTTTAGATCATATTCGCAACCGAATGAAAGAATTTCAAGAAGCTACTGGAAACTTATACAATCTGGAAGCAACTCCTGCCGAAGGAACTACGTATCGCTTTGCCAAAGAAGACAAAAAACGTTTTGCTGATATTTACCAAGCGGGACATGAAAACAATATTTATTACACCAATAGTTCTCAAATTCCAGTAGACCATACCGAAGATCCTTTTGAAGCCTTGTATTTACAAGATGAATTGCAATGTAAATATACCGGAGGAACTGTTTTACACTTGTACATGAGCGAAAAAATAAGCGCTCCAGAAGCTTGTAAACAATTTGTGAAGAAAGTAATCTCAAATTTCAAATTGCCTTACATCACTGTCACACCAGTATTTAGCGTATGCCCCGTTCACGGTTATCTAAATGGAGAACACGAATACTGTCCAAAATGTGATGATGCCATTATTGAAGAAAATCAAAAAAATTTAAAGTTGAGCAACTAGACTATAAATCTTAAACCAGAAAAATATGAAAACAACCACAAATCCGATTTTAGAGCAAAAACAACATTTAAGAACCAAATGTCTTGTTTACACCCGTGTAATGGGATATCACAGACCCGTAGAAAGTTTCAATATTGGAAAAAAAGGAGAACACAGACAACGTACCCACTTCAATGAAGGAAAATGTTAGCACTCCTATTTACAGCATAACTCCTTTTACTTTATTAGATTATGCACATAAATCAGCTTGCATTCTTTGGTTTGCAGGCTGTAATATGCGGTGTTTGTATTGTTATAATCCCGAAATTGTGAGGGGAAAAGGAAGTATTTCTTTCGAAAAAGCAATTGCTTTTCTTCAAACCCGAAAAAATTTACTCGATGCTGTCGTTTTTAGCGGAGGCGAATGTTTGTTGCATAAAAACATTCTGGAGCTAATTGTCGAAGTCAAAAAAATGGGTTTTTTAGTCAAAATTGACACGAACGGTTCCAAACCAACTATTTTGAAAGAACTTATTGAAAAACAGCTCCTTGATTATGTAGCATTAGATTTCAAAGCATTACCATATCATTTTGAAAAAATCACACAATCGGAACTTTTTGAACCCTTTGAGAAATCATTACATTTACTCCTTAAAAGCCAAGTGAAATTTGAAGTACGAACTACCGTTCATTCTGATTTAATCGATGAAAAAGTGGCTAGAATGATGGTTTGCTATTTAGAAAAAAACAATTACACTGGAAATTATTACATTCAATATTTTAAAAATGATGTTGAAACCTTAGGTGATTTAGGATATTCTTCCCGAAATTTAAATCCGGAAACACTTTCAACAACTACAATTAAAGTCCACTTTAGAGGGTAATAACGACCATTACCTATGTATCATGAAATTATTTTATAGCAAGCATTGGTTTACCCGCAGGGATTTTGATGTTACTTATCGGAAAAATCATTTATAAATCTAAATTTGCAGAAAACCAGGAGCTCGTTTAAAGAATGATAATAATCATAATAGAATAGAACTTATTTCAATAAATTTGAAAAAAAATAACTATGTTTTCTAAAACTTGTGAATACGGAATCCGCGCCACTATTTTTATTGCTTCTCAGTCGTATCAAAACAACAGGGTAGGTCTTAGAGATATTGCAAAAAAAATAGATTCTCCTGAGGCATTTACAGCCAAAATTTTACAGATATTATCTAAAAATAATATCATCCATTCTATTAAAGGTGTGGGTGGCGGTTTTGAAATTCCAAAAGATACGATGAACCAAATCAAACTTTCACAGATAGTTACTGCGCTTGAGGGCGACACTGTTTTTACGGGTTGCGGCTTAGGATTACATCATTGTTCCGAAGAACATCCATGTCCGGTGCATGATAAATTCAAATCCATCCGAAGTGAATTAGCACACATGCTTGAAACTACTAATCTTGAAGAACTTGCCTTAGGCATTAAATCTGGAGATACTTTTTTGAGATATTAATGCCACTTTAAAACTTAGGTTTTGAGAATCAATTAACAAAAAAAACTTGGGGCAAAGAACATTCTTTTATACTACAGGAACCGAAATTCTGAATTTACAAAAATATGATTTAAGGACTTTTATGTTATTTTTTTGCCTTTTCGAATAAATTCAGCATTTATCTTCAAATAAGTGCGCTATAAATCGTTTAAAAAATCATAAATTTTATACATAGTATCGCTGAATAAAATACCTTTGCATCCTTAAAATGAAACCTATTTTAGAGTGGAACAAAATCCGAATTTTTACAACGGAGTCACTTACCATAAATAGTAAAATAAAACACAAGGGAATGAAAAGTCTTAAAGAGCGTATATTAGAATTGAAAAAAGAGAAAAATGCAGTTATTTTGGCGCATTATTATCAAGAAGCAGCAATTCAGGACATAGCGGATTATGTAGGCGATAGCTTAGGTTTATCTCAAGAAGCTATGAATGTAGATGCTGATATTATTCTTTTTGCTGGTGTACATTTTATGGCAGAAACGGCAAAGATCTTGAATCCAACCAAAAAAGTAATTTTACCTGACGTAAACGCAGGTTGTTCTTTAGCGGAATCTTGCCCTCCAGATTTATTCAAAAAATTCATTGATGAACATCCGGGCCACATCGTAATTACATATGTCAACTGCTCTGCTGAAATTAAAGCTTTAAGCGATATTGTTTGTACTTCTTCAAATGCATTAAAAATAGTTGAATCCATACCTAAAGAAACACCTATTATTTTTGCCCCAGATAAGAATTTAGGAAAATATATTATCAGCAAAACCGGAAGAGATATGCTGCTTTGGGATGGTTCATGCGTGGTTCATGAGGCTTTCTCTTTAGATAAGTTAATTGCTTTACATAAAGAACATCCAGACGCTAAAATCATAGCGCATCCTGAATCAGAAACACATATTCTAGAAACAGCCAATTACATTGGTTCAACTGCTGGAATGATTAATTTTGTTAAAACAGATCCGAACACTAAATTTATAGTTGCTACCGAAGCTGGTATTTTACATAAAATGCAGCAGGTTGTACCTAATAAAATTTTAATTCCTGCACCTTCAAAAGAGGACAATACTTGTGCTTGTAGCGAGTGTGGTTATATGAAAGTAAACACTATGCAAAAAGTATATGATTGTTTGCTTAATGAAAGTCCAGAAATCATTGTTCCTGAAAACATCCGAAAAAGAGCTTTAGTTCCTATTGAGCGAATGCTTGAATTATCTAAATAATGATAACTACAAATTACTTAATTATAGGTTCTGGAGTGGCTGGACTAACTTTTGCAATCAAAATTGCAGACCGATTTCCAGACAAAAAAATCACAATTGCAACCAAAGCAAATGCGGACGAATCGAACACTAAATATGCACAAGGCGGTATTGCTATTGTGACTGATAAAGATGAAGATTCCTATCAAAAGCATATTCAAGACACTTTAATTTGCGGTGATGGTTTGTGCGATGAAGAAGTTGTCAAAATGGTCGTGACCGAAGGTCCAAAACGATTAAAAGAACTGATTTCATGGGGCGCACAATTTGATAAAAATTCGGAAGGAAATTTAGACTTAGGGAAAGAAGGAGGACATTCAGAAAACAGAGTTGTTCATCATAAAGACCAAACAGGTTCAGAAATTGAACGTGCCATTTTGATGCAAGTCTATCAAAAAGAAAATATAACGGTTTTAGACCATCATTTTGCGATTGATTTAATTACCGAAAACAATCGTTGTTTAGGCGCTTCCATATTGAACCAAAAGACCAACGAAATAACAAATTATCAATCTGAAATAACCATATTAGCAACTGGCGGAATCGGACATCTTTATGGCCATACCACTAATCCTATTATTGCGACCGGAGATGGAATAGCAATGGCTTCAAGAGCACATGCAACGATTACCGAAATGGAATTTATCCAGTTCCATCCTACCGCATTATACGACACTTCTACTGGATCAAAATTTTTAATTTCAGAAGCTGTTAGAGGTTTTGGAGCCTACTTACGTACCAAAAACGGACATCGCTTTATGAAAGATTATGATAGCCGCGAAGAACTAGCTTCAAGAGATATTGTTTCACAGAGCATTGATTTAGAACTTAAAAAATCAGGGGATGATTGTGTCTATTTAGATTGTACTCATTTAGATTTAGCCGCTTTTATAAAACATTTTCCAATGATTTATAAGCATTGTAAAAATATTGGGATAGATATTTCTAAAGATTGGATTCCAGTAGTTCCCGCACAACATTACCTATGTGGCGGAATTACCGTTGATAAAAACGGAAAAACATCTATCGAAAATTTATTTGCTTGTGGCGAATGTTCTCGAACAGGTTTACATGGCGCTAATCGATTAGCCTCAAACTCACTCTTAGAAGCCCTAGTCTATTCTGATAAAATTTACAGCTATTTAGCAAATACTACTATTTCAAGCTCCACATCAAAAACCATCATTTCAGATTGGAAATCAGAAACCAAACCTGAAATCGACTCC
Above is a window of Flavobacterium sp. 123 DNA encoding:
- a CDS encoding SCO family protein is translated as MKSKIYEYQKKAIVMNISKKVILGCMMLFLSLQSCVKKADVIAEKPFSDLSIYNLPSKWTNQNGENLEMKDLKGEVLVMVMIYTSCKSACPRLVADMRNIEKRLPENIKENVKLVLVSIDPAVDTPKRLKAFAVENKMEGYQWLFLRSTEENTREFAAVLAVNYKKIAPLEFSHSNIISVFNAEGELAYQQEGLGVNSDETVKKITDEALKIN
- a CDS encoding formylglycine-generating enzyme family protein; amino-acid sequence: MVAIKGGNFVPLYGATSKKPVKVDAFNIDVYPVTNAQFLAFLKKYPENSRSRIKGLFADKSYLSQWESDFNYGKNNLSNAPVTNVSWFTAKKYCECQGKRLPSMDEWEYVAMADEKRIDARTKEEFNKYILSWYEKPKTYSNPVGHTFKNFWGVYDMHGLVWEWTSDFNSIFLSGESRKDTDTDKNLFCGSGSVNATDLMNYAAFMRYAFRASLKANYTSKNLGFRCATDNGIQLKSTKN
- the nirK gene encoding copper-containing nitrite reductase is translated as MKITINLSRQSKVVAITLFMIFGLFSCSKKEDKDAKYYQDIKVEGQKEAELTAPPLVPKPVGDRPAMKLVVNMEIKEEEGQMVDGTKYIYWTFGGSVPGSFIRTRVGDEVEFHLKNHPDNKLPHNIDLHAVTGQGGGAASSVVAPGHEKVFNFKTLNPGLYVYHCATAPVGMHIANGMYGLILVEPEGGLPSVDKEYYVMQGDFYTKGSYGEQGLQPFDMNKAIKEEPDYVVFNGKVGAIAGDNALTAKVGETVRIYMGNGGPNLVSSFHVIGEIFDKVHIEGGDMINKNVQTTLIPAGGAAIVEFKVDVPGTFILVDHSIFRAFNKGALGMLKVTGDENKEIYSGTTQEGIYLPEGGTIQNMPEGAKVAKSTVVKTVPEQIKAGKAVFETTCYACHQSEGQGVPNAFPPLAKSDFLNADPKRAIHTVIKGLSGEITVNGKKINSVMPSQNLTDDEIADVLTYVYSSWGNNKTVISPAMVKAQRK
- the ric gene encoding iron-sulfur cluster repair di-iron protein is translated as METLDKITIGEYVAKDFRTAAIFSKYGIDFCCRGNRTIEEATKKKDTDTKAIMEQINAVLATNNNNTIDFNSWPLDLLVDYIEKTHHRYVEEKTQVLLPFLNKLCKVHGANHPELFEINELFIGCSGELAQHMKKEELILFPFIKKMVKASLSDELITQPHFGTVENPIAMMMHEHDAEGERFRKIAQLTNNYTPGPDACNTYRVTYAMLEEFEQDLHKHIHLENNILFPKAAKLERLFLPKQ
- a CDS encoding ribonucleoside triphosphate reductase, with protein sequence MEKYVIKRNGEYKPFESFKIKDAIEKSFNSVSQAFDESLFDTIVDGLQSKETWAVEEIQDLIEKVLFEKQYFEVMRSFMLFRHTRKLQREHIEGLNEDSTYVDSTQTIEEYIEQTDWRINANANTSYSNAGLVNNVAGKIIANYWLDKVYTKQEGYAHRNGDIHIHDLDCLTGYCAGWSLRVLLNEGFNGIRGRVESKAPSHFREALGQMANFLGILQSEWAGAQAFSSFDTYLAPYVFKDNLSFDDVLKAVRSFVYNLNVPARWGQSPFTNITLDWVVPEDLKVQIPTKNDLHFFENTNNETVLARAKERGVNKLTDLRYEHFQQEMNLINKAYYTVMTEGDANGQPFTFPIPTVNITEEFDWDGENTNLLFENTAKIGSSYFQNFIGSQYVLDENGNKEENPNAYKPNAVRSMCCRLQLDLRELLKRGNGLFGSAEMTGSIGVVTINMARLGYLFKGNKTELYNQLDKLLYLSKSTLEKKRVFIQEMYDRGLYPYTKRYLKHFRNHFSTIGVNGMNEMIVNFTENRDVITSPSGIEFAAEVLDHIRNRMKEFQEATGNLYNLEATPAEGTTYRFAKEDKKRFADIYQAGHENNIYYTNSSQIPVDHTEDPFEALYLQDELQCKYTGGTVLHLYMSEKISAPEACKQFVKKVISNFKLPYITVTPVFSVCPVHGYLNGEHEYCPKCDDAIIEENQKNLKLSN
- the nrdD gene encoding anaerobic ribonucleoside-triphosphate reductase, which encodes MKTTTNPILEQKQHLRTKCLVYTRVMGYHRPVESFNIGKKGEHRQRTHFNEGKC
- a CDS encoding anaerobic ribonucleoside-triphosphate reductase activating protein, whose protein sequence is MKENVSTPIYSITPFTLLDYAHKSACILWFAGCNMRCLYCYNPEIVRGKGSISFEKAIAFLQTRKNLLDAVVFSGGECLLHKNILELIVEVKKMGFLVKIDTNGSKPTILKELIEKQLLDYVALDFKALPYHFEKITQSELFEPFEKSLHLLLKSQVKFEVRTTVHSDLIDEKVARMMVCYLEKNNYTGNYYIQYFKNDVETLGDLGYSSRNLNPETLSTTTIKVHFRG
- a CDS encoding Rrf2 family transcriptional regulator, yielding MFSKTCEYGIRATIFIASQSYQNNRVGLRDIAKKIDSPEAFTAKILQILSKNNIIHSIKGVGGGFEIPKDTMNQIKLSQIVTALEGDTVFTGCGLGLHHCSEEHPCPVHDKFKSIRSELAHMLETTNLEELALGIKSGDTFLRY
- the nadA gene encoding quinolinate synthase NadA, which encodes MKSLKERILELKKEKNAVILAHYYQEAAIQDIADYVGDSLGLSQEAMNVDADIILFAGVHFMAETAKILNPTKKVILPDVNAGCSLAESCPPDLFKKFIDEHPGHIVITYVNCSAEIKALSDIVCTSSNALKIVESIPKETPIIFAPDKNLGKYIISKTGRDMLLWDGSCVVHEAFSLDKLIALHKEHPDAKIIAHPESETHILETANYIGSTAGMINFVKTDPNTKFIVATEAGILHKMQQVVPNKILIPAPSKEDNTCACSECGYMKVNTMQKVYDCLLNESPEIIVPENIRKRALVPIERMLELSK
- the nadB gene encoding L-aspartate oxidase codes for the protein MITTNYLIIGSGVAGLTFAIKIADRFPDKKITIATKANADESNTKYAQGGIAIVTDKDEDSYQKHIQDTLICGDGLCDEEVVKMVVTEGPKRLKELISWGAQFDKNSEGNLDLGKEGGHSENRVVHHKDQTGSEIERAILMQVYQKENITVLDHHFAIDLITENNRCLGASILNQKTNEITNYQSEITILATGGIGHLYGHTTNPIIATGDGIAMASRAHATITEMEFIQFHPTALYDTSTGSKFLISEAVRGFGAYLRTKNGHRFMKDYDSREELASRDIVSQSIDLELKKSGDDCVYLDCTHLDLAAFIKHFPMIYKHCKNIGIDISKDWIPVVPAQHYLCGGITVDKNGKTSIENLFACGECSRTGLHGANRLASNSLLEALVYSDKIYSYLANTTISSSTSKTIISDWKSETKPEIDSNYLATLKAKLQLLMRQNAGIVRYDSDLLKAKKQLLLWQDEMKKIAETHQISAAYYELLNMIAVATLIVEQSIVRKENRGGFIKFNSSK